The Sphingomonas telluris genome includes a window with the following:
- a CDS encoding DUF3576 domain-containing protein has translation MSRLKIAAAALLVIAVATPGCSRNREVPTQLAPSRMTAIGVNAYLWRAALDTISFAPLLQADANTGVIITDWYAAPNSPGERVKLTVTILDQDLRADALRVAASRQVQQNGVWVEAPVSAATVQKLEDIILTRARDIRRTTVSG, from the coding sequence ATGTCCCGCCTGAAAATAGCCGCCGCTGCGCTTTTGGTCATCGCGGTGGCCACCCCAGGCTGCTCGCGCAACCGCGAAGTGCCGACCCAGCTCGCTCCGTCGCGCATGACCGCGATCGGGGTGAATGCCTACCTTTGGCGCGCGGCACTCGACACCATTTCGTTCGCCCCGCTTCTCCAGGCGGATGCCAACACGGGCGTGATCATCACCGACTGGTATGCCGCGCCGAACTCGCCGGGCGAGCGGGTCAAGCTGACCGTCACGATCCTCGACCAGGATCTTCGGGCCGATGCACTTCGTGTCGCAGCTTCGCGGCAGGTCCAGCAGAACGGAGTTTGGGTGGAAGCTCCGGTGTCGGCCGCGACCGTGCAGAAGCTGGAGGACATCATCCTCACCCGTGCCCGCGACATCCGCCGCACGACCGTCAGCGGATAA
- a CDS encoding porin, with product MLSLNRSRSAKLLAAVSAVGLLLSPAVAAPAKKAPAIAVSFDPLSTFTPAGADPKLAASFASKGMSLTDFKFTPAAAKSRPSQVRVAIRARPDAPLRSRVVDASSASPLTALTPATYNLGVAVGWRQFAVSGDVAKTESRDPAVGNKESAVVGVSYSLNKFTGRVAVGAERDNDRIPALRDRENYSLDVGGAYNVTRNIALTGGVRYNVERDRAAVVSDTRRDSQAVYVGTAFKF from the coding sequence GTGCTGAGTCTCAACCGGTCAAGGAGCGCTAAGCTGCTCGCCGCGGTGTCCGCGGTGGGCCTCTTGCTGTCTCCCGCGGTTGCAGCGCCGGCCAAGAAAGCTCCGGCAATCGCCGTCAGCTTCGATCCTCTCTCGACATTCACTCCGGCAGGCGCCGACCCCAAGCTTGCGGCTTCGTTCGCCAGCAAGGGTATGTCGTTGACGGACTTCAAGTTTACGCCTGCTGCCGCGAAGAGCCGGCCGTCGCAGGTTCGCGTCGCGATCCGTGCACGGCCCGACGCGCCGCTGCGCTCGCGCGTGGTCGACGCCAGCTCCGCTTCGCCGCTCACGGCGCTTACGCCGGCAACTTACAACCTGGGTGTTGCCGTCGGCTGGCGCCAGTTCGCCGTTTCGGGCGACGTCGCCAAGACCGAGTCGCGCGATCCCGCCGTCGGCAACAAGGAAAGCGCGGTCGTCGGCGTCAGCTACTCGCTCAACAAGTTCACCGGCCGCGTTGCGGTGGGGGCGGAGCGCGACAACGACCGCATCCCGGCTCTTAGGGATCGCGAGAATTATTCGCTCGATGTCGGCGGCGCGTACAACGTGACCCGCAACATCGCTCTGACTGGCGGCGTCCGTTACAACGTCGAGCGCGACCGGGCCGCGGTGGTCAGCGATACCCGCCGGGACAGCCAGGCCGTCTACGTAGGCACTGCCTTCAAGTTCTAA
- a CDS encoding thiamine phosphate synthase, translating to MTSRQRSWPRQWLMTDERMGERLWEAIDRLPIKHSGVVFRHYQSPPEVRATLAGRVAEICRRRSLTLAIAGDAELARTLSADLVHNPPELSIGMPFSRSVHSLVEAEAARSEGAALVFVSPVYPTSSHPGHKALYRPAALKIAKAAGAPAIALGGMDALKSARLQREGFYGWAGIDAWLDAKTLRT from the coding sequence ATGACCTCCCGCCAGAGATCTTGGCCGCGCCAATGGTTGATGACCGATGAGCGCATGGGCGAGCGCCTGTGGGAAGCCATCGATCGGCTGCCCATCAAGCATTCAGGGGTCGTCTTTCGCCACTATCAATCGCCACCCGAGGTCCGCGCCACGCTGGCCGGCCGAGTTGCCGAGATCTGCCGTCGGAGGAGCCTGACGCTAGCGATTGCCGGGGACGCGGAGCTGGCGCGCACCTTGAGTGCGGACCTCGTCCATAATCCGCCTGAGCTTTCGATCGGCATGCCATTTTCCCGGTCAGTCCACTCCCTTGTGGAAGCCGAGGCGGCGAGATCAGAGGGCGCGGCGCTAGTATTCGTCTCGCCGGTTTACCCGACAAGCTCGCACCCCGGCCACAAAGCGCTCTATCGCCCAGCCGCCCTCAAGATCGCGAAGGCGGCCGGTGCTCCGGCAATCGCGCTAGGCGGAATGGACGCGCTGAAATCCGCGCGCCTGCAGCGCGAAGGTTTCTACGGCTGGGCGGGAATCGACGCGTGGCTCGACGCGAAGACGCTTAGAACTTGA
- a CDS encoding YggS family pyridoxal phosphate-dependent enzyme, with protein sequence MTAAERLQEISGQIAAAAKIAHREAAGVQLIAVSKTRPAEEIEELVAAGQRDFGESRVQEALAKWPEILARNPDIRLHCIGQLQSNKAAEAVKLFDVIHSVDRLSLLSALAKEAEKAGRSPSVYVQVNIGEEEQKGGCAIAEVASLVTAVRSSPLPLLGLMAIPPLGVEPSPYFALLAKLARENGVEGLSMGMSGDFRAAVMLGATAVRIGTALFED encoded by the coding sequence ATGACTGCTGCCGAGCGCCTTCAGGAAATCTCCGGCCAGATCGCCGCCGCTGCAAAGATCGCGCATAGGGAGGCTGCCGGCGTTCAGCTCATCGCGGTCAGCAAGACTCGGCCGGCGGAGGAGATCGAAGAGCTCGTTGCGGCGGGACAGCGCGACTTCGGCGAGAGCCGGGTCCAGGAAGCGTTGGCAAAATGGCCGGAGATCCTCGCGCGCAATCCCGACATACGCCTGCACTGCATCGGCCAGCTTCAGTCGAACAAGGCGGCCGAGGCGGTGAAGCTGTTCGATGTGATTCACTCGGTCGACCGCCTCTCCTTGTTGAGCGCCCTGGCGAAGGAAGCTGAGAAGGCCGGCCGCTCTCCGTCGGTCTACGTTCAGGTCAACATCGGCGAGGAAGAACAGAAAGGTGGATGCGCGATCGCCGAAGTCGCCTCGCTGGTCACCGCAGTTCGCTCTTCGCCTTTGCCGCTACTCGGCTTGATGGCCATTCCGCCGCTGGGCGTGGAGCCGTCGCCCTACTTCGCGCTCCTCGCCAAGCTTGCGCGGGAGAATGGTGTCGAAGGCCTAAGCATGGGCATGTCGGGGGACTTCCGCGCCGCCGTCATGCTCGGCGCCACGGCCGTCCGAATCGGAACGGCCTTGTTCGAGGATTGA
- the rlmN gene encoding 23S rRNA (adenine(2503)-C(2))-methyltransferase RlmN produces MSADTNLMPIPGAIDPVPVPRAVPPRADGKVELVGLSKDKIRAAFEEAGLEPKQAKLRAKQVWPWIYNRGVSDFAAMSDIAKVQRGWFTDRFAITRPEVVEAQVSSDGTRKWLLRTHDGHDFEMVFIPDADRGTLCVSSQVGCTLNCHFCHTGTMALVRNLESSEIVGQVMLARDALGEWPSQPEGRMLTNIVMMGMGEPLYNFENVRDALKIVMDGDGLGLSKRRITLSTSGVVPMMERAGEEIGVNLAVSLHAVTKEIRDEIVPLNRKYGIEQLLEACAAYPGANNARRITFEYVMLKDKNDSDEDARELVRLIRHYKLPAKVNLIPFNPWGGAPYECSTDERIRSFSNIVFESGISAPVRTPRGRDIDAACGQLKTAAERKRRSQRDAEAA; encoded by the coding sequence ATGAGTGCCGACACCAACCTGATGCCGATTCCCGGCGCCATCGATCCTGTGCCTGTGCCACGGGCCGTGCCACCGCGCGCCGACGGCAAGGTCGAACTGGTCGGGCTCTCCAAGGACAAGATTCGCGCCGCCTTCGAGGAGGCAGGGCTGGAGCCGAAGCAGGCCAAGCTTCGCGCGAAGCAGGTCTGGCCCTGGATCTACAATCGCGGGGTCAGCGACTTCGCCGCGATGAGCGATATCGCCAAGGTGCAGCGCGGGTGGTTCACCGACCGATTCGCGATCACGCGGCCGGAAGTCGTCGAGGCCCAGGTCTCGTCGGACGGCACGCGCAAGTGGCTGCTCAGGACCCACGATGGTCACGATTTCGAGATGGTCTTCATCCCGGACGCGGACCGCGGAACCTTGTGCGTGTCGAGCCAGGTCGGCTGCACGCTCAACTGCCACTTCTGCCACACCGGCACGATGGCGCTGGTGCGCAACCTCGAGTCGTCGGAGATCGTCGGGCAGGTGATGCTGGCCCGGGACGCGCTCGGCGAATGGCCGAGCCAGCCCGAAGGCCGCATGCTCACGAACATCGTGATGATGGGCATGGGCGAGCCGCTCTACAATTTCGAGAATGTCCGCGACGCGTTGAAGATCGTCATGGACGGCGACGGGCTCGGCCTATCGAAGCGGCGCATTACGCTTTCGACCTCGGGCGTCGTGCCGATGATGGAGCGCGCGGGCGAAGAGATTGGCGTCAATCTCGCCGTGTCGCTGCACGCGGTGACAAAGGAAATCCGCGATGAGATCGTGCCGCTCAACCGCAAGTACGGCATCGAGCAGCTTCTCGAGGCCTGCGCGGCTTATCCGGGCGCGAACAATGCTCGCCGAATCACGTTCGAATATGTGATGCTGAAGGACAAGAACGACAGCGACGAGGATGCGCGCGAGCTCGTGCGGCTGATCCGTCATTACAAGCTGCCGGCGAAGGTGAACCTGATCCCCTTCAATCCTTGGGGCGGTGCGCCGTACGAATGTTCGACCGACGAGCGCATCAGGTCGTTCAGCAACATTGTGTTCGAATCGGGCATCTCTGCCCCGGTGCGCACGCCGCGCGGCCGCGACATCGATGCCGCTTGCGGACAGCTGAAGACCGCTGCCGAGCGCAAGCGCCGCTCGCAACGGGACGCGGAGGCGGCTTAG
- a CDS encoding oxygenase MpaB family protein, giving the protein MFSPVRRALVRQVRSTFNDQSKGEKPVPASDEAFFPRGSVIRRVHGDVTSMMVGGIAALLTQMLHPKALGGVWDHSDVAEDQLGRLRRTARFIAVTTYGHRDAAQTAIDKVKAIHEHVSGALPEGTPYRATDPCLLAWVHVAGAINFLDGWRRYAEPRMTRADQDTYFTESGEIARMLDADPVPRTRAEAEKLISEFCFELRADDRSRAFRDLVLNAPPSSLGEAPVQRLLFNAAVDLMPPFAREMHGLDKPLLTPVVRGATYGLASTIRWAFAGERYRASH; this is encoded by the coding sequence ATGTTCTCGCCCGTTCGTCGTGCGTTGGTGAGGCAGGTTCGGTCGACGTTCAACGATCAGTCGAAGGGTGAGAAGCCGGTCCCCGCATCGGATGAGGCCTTCTTCCCGCGCGGCTCCGTCATTCGGCGCGTGCATGGTGACGTCACGTCGATGATGGTCGGCGGCATTGCCGCTCTCCTGACGCAGATGCTGCACCCGAAAGCCCTAGGCGGGGTCTGGGATCACAGCGACGTTGCTGAGGACCAGCTCGGACGGCTCCGCCGTACGGCGCGCTTCATTGCCGTAACCACTTACGGTCATCGCGATGCTGCGCAGACGGCGATCGATAAGGTAAAGGCCATCCACGAGCACGTGAGCGGAGCGCTGCCGGAAGGTACCCCGTATCGCGCGACCGACCCGTGCTTGCTGGCTTGGGTGCATGTCGCCGGAGCAATCAACTTCCTCGACGGATGGCGGCGCTACGCCGAACCGCGCATGACGCGTGCCGACCAGGACACCTATTTCACCGAGAGCGGCGAAATCGCGCGGATGCTCGACGCCGATCCCGTGCCGCGCACGCGGGCGGAGGCGGAGAAGCTGATCTCGGAGTTCTGTTTCGAGCTTCGCGCGGACGACCGATCCCGAGCATTTCGCGATCTCGTGTTGAACGCGCCGCCGTCCTCGCTCGGCGAAGCGCCCGTCCAGCGACTCCTGTTCAACGCCGCAGTCGACTTGATGCCGCCGTTCGCGCGCGAGATGCACGGTCTCGACAAACCATTGCTCACGCCCGTCGTTCGCGGCGCAACCTACGGTCTGGCGAGCACGATCCGCTGGGCATTCGCCGGCGAACGGTATCGCGCTTCTCATTGA
- a CDS encoding SAM-dependent methyltransferase, which yields MSLIGRFIDQILPVGSITLVQPDGSRQTYGPGGGKHVTVRFHDKRVGLELFRNPRLRMGELYMNGRITVENGTILDLLELIVGAKPWEQGKRKALGKGKSKWLKRFFRRNDPRKSRHNVAHHYDIGNQLYELFLDRDLQYSCAYFTDITNTLEQAQEDKKAHIAAKLFLKPGQKVLDIGCGWGGMALYLNRVADVEVLGITLSEEQLKVARRRAKEAGVSDRVRFELIDYRHLDGRFDRIVSVGMFEHVGAAHYEEFYAKCRELLTDDGVMLLHTIGKLGGAGQPDPFTDKWIFPGYHLPSLSQMCSATEKVKMIVGDVETLRLHYAYTLREWLRRFTDAREKVLKLYDERFFRMWEFYLAGGIVMFESGAACNYQVQYIRDRNAVPITRDYMAEAEARYREFGPQPAKKAAVRKTRAAKAAEPAK from the coding sequence ATGTCGCTGATCGGCCGGTTCATCGATCAAATCCTGCCTGTCGGCAGCATCACTCTCGTGCAGCCGGACGGAAGCCGTCAAACCTACGGGCCCGGCGGCGGCAAGCACGTGACGGTCCGTTTCCACGACAAGCGCGTTGGCCTCGAACTGTTCCGAAATCCGCGCCTGCGCATGGGCGAGCTTTACATGAACGGCCGGATCACCGTCGAAAACGGCACCATCCTCGACCTTCTCGAGCTGATCGTCGGTGCGAAGCCCTGGGAGCAGGGCAAACGCAAGGCGCTCGGCAAGGGCAAGTCCAAGTGGCTGAAGCGCTTCTTTCGCCGGAACGACCCGCGCAAGTCGAGGCACAACGTCGCGCATCACTACGACATCGGCAATCAGCTTTACGAACTCTTCCTCGATCGCGACCTTCAGTACAGCTGCGCCTACTTCACCGATATCACCAACACGCTCGAGCAGGCGCAGGAAGACAAGAAGGCTCACATCGCGGCCAAGCTCTTCCTGAAGCCGGGCCAGAAGGTGCTCGATATCGGCTGCGGCTGGGGCGGGATGGCGCTCTACCTGAACCGCGTCGCCGACGTGGAGGTGCTCGGGATCACTTTATCCGAGGAGCAGCTGAAGGTCGCCCGCCGCCGCGCGAAGGAAGCGGGAGTCTCAGATCGCGTTCGGTTCGAGCTAATCGACTACCGCCATCTCGACGGCCGTTTCGACCGCATCGTGTCGGTCGGCATGTTCGAGCATGTCGGTGCTGCTCATTACGAGGAGTTTTACGCCAAGTGCCGGGAGCTTCTGACCGATGACGGTGTCATGCTGCTGCACACGATCGGCAAGCTCGGCGGCGCCGGCCAGCCGGACCCGTTCACCGACAAGTGGATCTTCCCGGGCTACCATCTGCCCAGCCTGTCGCAGATGTGCTCCGCGACCGAGAAGGTGAAGATGATCGTCGGCGACGTGGAGACGCTTCGTCTCCATTACGCGTACACCTTGCGCGAGTGGCTGCGCCGGTTCACCGACGCCCGCGAAAAGGTCCTCAAGCTCTACGACGAGCGCTTCTTCCGCATGTGGGAATTCTATCTCGCCGGCGGAATCGTGATGTTCGAGAGCGGCGCCGCCTGCAATTACCAGGTGCAGTACATTCGCGACCGGAACGCAGTGCCCATCACGCGCGACTACATGGCAGAGGCGGAGGCGCGGTACCGGGAGTTCGGACCTCAGCCGGCCAAAAAAGCCGCTGTGCGGAAGACGCGTGCCGCCAAGGCGGCCGAACCCGCCAAATAA
- a CDS encoding EF-hand domain-containing protein — translation MKMLLIGGAVLVVSVAAYAQVAPAPTPQAPRAPFAQKVQTRAEAQAKVAEYFARMDTNRDGFVTKAEADAASEAFRSKWAERRDERGGDRTFEKLDTNKDGAVSRGEWDAGQAQREQRIADRGDRGSKKAGFHHGGMGGFGGHMFEMADANHDGRVSLQEAQAAALQHFDMVDANHDGQITPEERMQMHQRMRSAPRQG, via the coding sequence ATGAAGATGCTTTTGATTGGCGGAGCGGTGCTGGTCGTCTCCGTAGCCGCCTACGCACAGGTCGCGCCTGCCCCGACGCCGCAAGCGCCTCGTGCGCCTTTCGCACAGAAAGTTCAGACGCGGGCTGAAGCGCAGGCCAAGGTCGCCGAATACTTTGCGCGGATGGACACCAATCGCGATGGATTCGTGACCAAGGCCGAGGCGGATGCCGCGTCGGAGGCTTTCCGCTCCAAGTGGGCCGAACGTCGCGATGAACGCGGCGGCGACCGCACGTTCGAGAAGCTCGACACCAACAAGGACGGCGCCGTTAGCCGCGGTGAGTGGGATGCTGGACAGGCGCAGCGCGAGCAGCGCATCGCCGACCGTGGCGACCGCGGGTCGAAAAAGGCCGGCTTCCATCACGGCGGCATGGGCGGCTTTGGCGGCCACATGTTCGAGATGGCCGACGCCAACCACGACGGTCGCGTGAGCTTGCAGGAGGCGCAGGCTGCGGCGCTTCAGCATTTCGACATGGTCGACGCCAATCATGACGGCCAGATCACGCCGGAAGAGCGGATGCAGATGCACCAACGAATGAGGAGCGCGCCCCGCCAGGGCTGA
- a CDS encoding glycosyltransferase family 2 protein, producing the protein MTELSIVVPCFNEEACLPELHRRLSAAALSAGSSDYELVLVNDGSRDSTWQVMRGLADMDPHVVAVNLSRNHGHQLALTAGLDLCGGETILIIDADLQDPPELLPAMLAAMHDQDADVVYGVRRSRAGETAFKRATAHGFYRLLSRATEIDIPVDTGDFRLMSRRALNALLAMPEQSRFIRGMVAWIGFRQVPFPYDRDQRFAGETKYPLRKMMRFAFDALTGFSSAPLKLASHAGLALSFGSLLILAYIAYAFLAGRSIQGWTSLMLVVVLLGAVQMFVLALMGEYIGRLYNEAKRRPLYIVQEVAGGEARTGVRPLGYVADAIAKSDSPGGSGTRPTRPRSAAKTRSKA; encoded by the coding sequence ATGACCGAACTTTCCATCGTCGTTCCCTGCTTCAACGAAGAAGCCTGCCTCCCCGAATTGCACCGGAGGCTGAGCGCCGCTGCCCTGTCTGCGGGAAGCAGCGACTATGAGCTCGTGCTGGTCAATGACGGCTCTCGGGATTCGACCTGGCAGGTGATGCGCGGCCTCGCGGACATGGACCCGCATGTTGTTGCCGTGAACCTCTCGCGGAACCACGGCCACCAGCTTGCTCTGACGGCGGGTCTCGATCTCTGCGGCGGCGAGACGATCCTCATCATTGATGCCGATCTCCAGGATCCGCCAGAGCTGTTGCCCGCGATGCTCGCAGCCATGCACGATCAGGATGCCGACGTGGTCTATGGCGTTCGTCGTAGCCGAGCCGGCGAGACGGCGTTCAAGCGCGCGACCGCGCACGGCTTCTATCGCCTGCTTTCGCGCGCGACGGAGATCGACATCCCCGTGGACACGGGCGACTTCCGCCTGATGAGCCGCCGTGCCCTCAATGCTTTGCTCGCAATGCCGGAACAGTCCCGCTTCATACGCGGCATGGTGGCGTGGATCGGCTTCCGCCAGGTGCCATTCCCCTATGATCGCGACCAGCGCTTCGCCGGCGAGACCAAATATCCTCTGCGCAAGATGATGCGCTTCGCCTTCGACGCGCTGACCGGATTCTCGTCTGCGCCGTTGAAGCTAGCGAGCCATGCGGGTCTTGCGCTGTCGTTCGGATCGCTGCTGATCCTGGCCTACATCGCCTACGCATTTCTCGCCGGCCGCAGCATCCAGGGCTGGACGTCACTGATGCTCGTCGTGGTCTTGCTGGGCGCGGTGCAGATGTTCGTGCTCGCGCTGATGGGCGAATATATTGGCCGCCTCTACAATGAGGCGAAGCGGCGTCCGCTCTACATCGTGCAGGAAGTCGCCGGAGGTGAAGCGAGGACGGGCGTGCGTCCGCTCGGTTACGTCGCCGACGCAATCGCGAAGAGCGACAGTCCTGGCGGAAGCGGAACTCGTCCGACCAGGCCGCGCTCGGCGGCGAAGACGCGTTCCAAAGCCTGA
- a CDS encoding class I SAM-dependent methyltransferase — translation MERVVYDQMAALDQQHWWYVARRKVLSDLIRRRVKPPANARILEIGCGTGHNLEMLDAFGSVDALEVDETARAIAAKRLGHEVFSSPLPELAGIPQAHYDMVAAFDVVEHIPDDKAALDGIAKLLKPGGKLVVTVPAHQWMWSAHDVVNHHQRRYSKSGLKRLIEASPLKLEAIGYFNSLLFPVAVAERLASKLRGKEDADLSLPSKPLNQALERVFAAERGLVGRVPLPPGLSLFAIASAT, via the coding sequence ATGGAACGCGTCGTCTACGATCAGATGGCCGCGCTCGACCAGCAGCACTGGTGGTACGTCGCTCGTCGTAAAGTTCTATCCGACCTGATCCGGCGCCGGGTGAAGCCGCCCGCGAATGCGCGAATCCTGGAGATCGGCTGCGGCACTGGGCACAACCTCGAGATGCTCGACGCGTTCGGTTCGGTGGATGCGCTTGAGGTCGACGAGACGGCGCGCGCGATAGCGGCGAAGCGGCTGGGGCACGAGGTCTTCTCATCGCCGTTGCCGGAGCTCGCCGGCATTCCGCAGGCGCATTACGACATGGTCGCAGCGTTCGACGTCGTAGAGCATATCCCCGACGACAAGGCGGCGCTCGACGGCATCGCGAAATTGCTCAAGCCGGGCGGCAAGCTGGTCGTCACTGTGCCTGCGCACCAATGGATGTGGTCCGCGCACGACGTCGTGAACCACCATCAACGTCGCTATTCGAAATCGGGACTCAAGCGCCTGATCGAAGCATCGCCGCTGAAACTGGAAGCCATCGGTTATTTCAACAGCCTGCTGTTCCCCGTCGCGGTGGCCGAGCGCCTCGCGTCGAAGCTGCGCGGCAAGGAGGACGCCGACTTGTCGCTTCCGTCGAAGCCTTTGAATCAGGCTTTGGAACGCGTCTTCGCCGCCGAGCGCGGCCTGGTCGGACGAGTTCCGCTTCCGCCAGGACTGTCGCTCTTCGCGATTGCGTCGGCGACGTAA
- a CDS encoding GtrA family protein yields the protein MISTLDPDRRRLLGQLARFAVTGAFVTALGVGVYALVALVLRWHPQLGNFLAYVVAVATGYFMHSQWSFRGHGSERTHATKVRFAVVSIISYLLNSFWVWLLFNHLDLGRAAPIAPMLFVTPLVTFTLNRQWVFR from the coding sequence ATGATCTCCACACTCGATCCTGACCGCCGCAGACTGCTTGGGCAGCTGGCGCGCTTCGCCGTTACCGGCGCATTCGTCACCGCGCTGGGCGTGGGCGTCTACGCGTTGGTGGCGCTGGTCCTCCGCTGGCATCCGCAGCTGGGCAACTTCCTCGCCTATGTCGTCGCTGTCGCCACCGGCTATTTCATGCACAGCCAGTGGAGCTTCCGCGGGCATGGCAGCGAGCGGACGCATGCGACGAAGGTGCGTTTCGCGGTCGTTTCCATCATCAGCTATCTGCTCAACAGCTTCTGGGTTTGGTTGCTGTTCAACCATCTCGATCTCGGACGCGCTGCGCCGATCGCACCCATGCTCTTCGTCACGCCACTGGTGACGTTCACGCTGAACCGGCAGTGGGTGTTTCGCTGA
- a CDS encoding AcrB/AcrD/AcrF family protein, translating into MNRVLDFVDRYWKWIVVGVWIAFCIYFLFQRWNGIRLFALPDTDDNMRISQVRAWLHGQGWFDLRQYRLNPPAGANIHWSRFVDLPIAGIILAARPFVGGAEAERAAVTIAPMLPLLLLLFSVALTSRRLIDRRAYPIAFICLFFAGSTLAMFMPLRIDHHGWQLALLTLAIAGVADPKRARGGVVVGLASAMSLWIGLEMLIYIALLGISQVIFWVTDANERRRLAAYAVTLGGATAFGFAVFTSYANRLAVCDALSPVWLSDVLLGAALLLGLAMFVKSADWKIRLGVALGAGAVVAGFHVLMWPHCITRLEGISPEVNKLWLSHVREARPLYRHGWRTATAIASLPVTGVVGWLLLSWVRRRDPKLLRATLAATLPPLTATLLLLWQTRTGPAAQAMSVVGAAALTWIAVPWAANSRFMLMRVLGTSVLAVVGFGAAVPAASNLLPKEKKTATEKAVDKANSQCPSLAALKPIAKMPKGTIFTYVDLGPRIITVTHHNAIAGPYHRNGEQIADVMKAFRGTEPQAHQIIAKYRSDYLLICPNMSTATIFAAEAKGGFYTQIVRGKVPAWLQPISLPKGSPFRMWRVVKA; encoded by the coding sequence TTGAACCGCGTACTCGACTTCGTCGATCGGTATTGGAAATGGATCGTGGTCGGGGTGTGGATTGCCTTCTGCATCTACTTCCTGTTCCAGCGCTGGAACGGCATCCGCCTGTTCGCGCTGCCGGATACCGACGACAATATGCGGATCAGCCAGGTGCGCGCGTGGCTGCACGGCCAGGGCTGGTTCGATCTTCGCCAGTACCGCCTGAACCCGCCTGCCGGTGCTAACATTCACTGGTCCCGGTTCGTCGACCTGCCGATTGCTGGGATCATCCTCGCTGCCCGGCCCTTTGTCGGAGGCGCCGAGGCTGAGCGGGCTGCGGTGACCATCGCCCCAATGTTGCCGCTCCTGCTCCTGTTGTTTTCGGTGGCGTTGACCTCGCGCCGGCTGATCGATCGCCGTGCCTATCCCATCGCTTTTATCTGCCTGTTCTTCGCGGGCTCGACGCTGGCGATGTTCATGCCGCTGCGCATCGATCATCACGGCTGGCAGCTGGCGCTACTGACGCTCGCCATTGCAGGCGTCGCCGATCCCAAGCGCGCGCGTGGCGGTGTCGTTGTTGGCCTCGCTTCGGCGATGTCGCTGTGGATCGGCCTCGAAATGCTGATCTACATCGCGCTGCTCGGCATATCGCAGGTTATCTTCTGGGTAACGGACGCGAATGAGCGGCGGCGGCTTGCGGCCTATGCGGTGACGCTGGGCGGTGCCACCGCCTTCGGCTTCGCCGTGTTCACGTCCTACGCGAACCGCCTCGCAGTCTGCGATGCCTTGTCGCCGGTCTGGCTGTCGGATGTCCTGCTGGGCGCAGCACTCCTGCTCGGTCTCGCGATGTTCGTGAAGAGCGCTGACTGGAAGATCCGCCTGGGGGTCGCACTAGGCGCGGGTGCGGTCGTCGCCGGCTTCCACGTTCTCATGTGGCCACACTGCATTACGCGGCTCGAGGGCATCTCGCCGGAGGTCAACAAGCTGTGGTTGAGCCATGTGCGCGAAGCGCGGCCGCTCTATCGGCATGGTTGGCGCACCGCGACCGCCATCGCCTCGCTGCCGGTGACGGGAGTCGTCGGCTGGCTCCTCCTCTCATGGGTGCGTCGGCGCGATCCGAAGCTGCTTCGAGCAACGCTCGCCGCGACGCTACCGCCGCTTACAGCTACGCTCCTGCTCCTGTGGCAAACGCGTACTGGCCCTGCCGCACAGGCAATGAGCGTCGTCGGCGCCGCCGCGCTGACATGGATTGCCGTGCCGTGGGCGGCGAACTCGCGCTTCATGCTGATGCGGGTGCTGGGGACTTCGGTCCTGGCTGTCGTCGGCTTCGGCGCTGCCGTTCCGGCTGCGAGCAATCTGCTGCCTAAGGAGAAGAAGACGGCGACTGAAAAGGCCGTCGACAAGGCGAATTCGCAATGTCCGTCGCTGGCCGCTCTCAAGCCCATCGCGAAGATGCCCAAGGGGACGATCTTCACCTACGTGGACCTCGGACCGCGGATCATCACGGTCACGCATCACAATGCGATCGCAGGCCCTTATCATCGCAATGGCGAGCAGATCGCTGACGTCATGAAGGCATTCCGCGGTACCGAGCCACAAGCGCATCAGATCATTGCGAAATATCGCTCCGACTATCTGCTGATCTGCCCGAACATGTCGACCGCCACGATCTTCGCCGCCGAAGCGAAAGGCGGCTTTTATACGCAGATCGTGCGCGGGAAGGTCCCGGCATGGCTGCAGCCGATCTCACTGCCGAAAGGCTCGCCTTTCAGGATGTGGCGGGTCGTGAAGGCCTAG